One Salvia splendens isolate huo1 chromosome 1, SspV2, whole genome shotgun sequence genomic window, acgatattgttcatagtattcttgttcttcgcgctccgcttccgcaatgagattggtgaaatccatttgagagggtttgagtgagagaggaagatgtagataagttgtatgaaaaaatatgaatgagagatgaatgaaagatgatttgatgtgaaaaatggatgataaatgtgtgtatttatagatgattttgggaataaaaaaaataaaaaaaaatccagaaaaacggtaaaaaaacagccatatttttgggaatctgaaaatcttttttatttattttatttttggtattattttttatttttttaaaaaaatgaatttccaacggaaatgtcgttggccaatcagaacgcgccacgtcagctgcttgctggcacggacgtgctcgatgcatcgagcagcgccgcgctaGCGGCAATAGCGCAACAGCGAGCAGGCGGTGCCGCGCCGCTGACACGGAAAGGACGGATGTCcactcaccgctgcggatgctcttactaaTTCCTAAATGGTTCCtatgcggatgctcttactaaTTACTAAATGGTTCCTAATAATATCATGAAGCACATTAAGAGATTGCTTGAGCCTAAAATAGTGTCAAGAAGAATAAGCACAATTTCTAGGCTTGGCACACCTCAAAACTGCAGCCAATAACTTTTATCCATGTATATATGCCTACTCTCACAATTcgaattatatactccctcgtcCTATTAAAAATGTTTCACATTCCCTTTCAATTTGTCTCAGAAAAgatattatattttcatttctagaaaaaaatatctttcatattaatataaaaattatattttctttcttcacttaacatataaacaaaactcctaaaatcccgtgtcatCCCACAAATATGACATTTTTATGAGATAGAGGAAGTACTATAGTGCCACATAAATTATCACTCACCTTTAAATCTCTACGTTGTTGCATTAATTAAAAGTTTTTCTTAGGAAATATATCTATTATTTGAGAGAGTTTTTCTTTTCATTATAAAAGAGGGAATCACGAGACTTGCATACCCGTCTTTAAGAGACACACGAAAACGTCTTGCGTTGAAAGATACATATGGAAAATGCGTCGTTAGAAAAACAAAAGTATTAAGTTGCGCAAGCTATTGGAGCCACGATTTATCGTCTTCAATCACGCACACCCAACAGTTTTATTGTGATATATTTCCCCACCCATCATAAGCGAGACTAGGCATGTCAAATTGGGTACTCGCGGGTACCCGGTCTAAAAAATTTAGACCCGATCCCGAATTTCCCAAAATCTAATACCCGATCCGAAAATAATTTTGGGTACCCGGATACTCGActcgggtatccagtcccgaaAAATCAGGTATTAATACCCGATACTCGATTCAGAAATGATTTCGGCTACCCGGATACCCGACTCAGGTATCCAATCCCAAAAAATCGGTATCTAGTCccgattttagatttttattttgtgtttttaagAAATTAACTACAAACTTTTAGAATTACAAACTTGTAGCTCGAATTTGATACAAACTTAAAGTAGTTCGAATTTAAGAGAAAAAAACTACtagaaattttaagaaataaaaaaaattataagtcaTAGCATCCATCATTCATCCATTGTAAACATCACAATTCATACGTTAACCCTAAATCTGACTTAAGCGTGAAGGATTATGAGAgtacatttaattatttaattttttaaataatagaataaatttataatttttaaaattttaaatttattataaatttttaaataatagaataaatttataaattaataaattataatttataaatttattaccGCCGTCAGAGAGCTGGATTTGGAAGAGGGCTTTCGCAAGGTTGCGAGATAAACGTCTAAAACTCCCTCTTCTGATCATCGATGACCTAACCCATGCAATTCCATCTCCGTATGGATTCAATGCCTCTTCCTCTCCTAACACTGCCAACAAATTAGCTTGAAGAAGCAATGATATTCAAGGGCACTAATAATTTTAAGAGTTTAATTGGGTTAAAATCGGGTTAACACATGTTGACTGTTACTATTTGATGGCTCCGTCCATTTTGGACTGAGTCCACCCCGAGTTGAAATATGTgggatgcaataattcaaaacgtaatgtgtaagaccaaaatcgtaaaatggtcatatgtttaggaccaattttAGCCTTTCACGCAAATAATTTTTGCAAGAAAAATATGAGTGTTAATCTATTAAATGTTATATTCCCAAGTGCCTTATTAGTAATTTTGCAAAGAAAAAACCAACAAAAATTCCATTATTTGGAGGagaaaaatttaagaaaaacaGGATTTAGGTTCCAAAATAGAACATATGCCACATTTTATAATCGAAGCCTAAGCTCGATTTGATTTACGATCTCCGAAGACACAATGGTGAGAGAAGTATCGGAAAGCTGTGTGGAGAGTTTGCTTGCGGAGATAGTGCTATCGTATTGCTCAGGCTTCTACGCCAACAAGCCCGAGCTCGCAGCGCGGAGGATCGAAGCCATCGGCTTTCAGGTCGGTCACCAATTAAGTGAAAGGTTGGTTAATATACTTTCTGGATTCGATTCTCAGATTCCACAAATGTGATGAATCGATTTCGATTTCGATTTCGATTTCGATTTCGATTTCTAGTCGCTCTTGATAATGTCTCCCTACTAAGATATGACCCTAGTTTATAATTTCATTGCGTCATTCATGTGAAATTTGCTTAAACATATCGAAATAGTTTGGTATTCAATTGAGCCTGATCAAGTTTTGAATTGTATGAGTAAATTTAGCATACCAATCTTTGTTGTTAGATGAAGTTCCAATACACGGCATGGTCATGCATATATGGAAATGAGGAATATATTCGGATTGGAAATTCTGCTTGTTGTGACAATATTgttcaaattatttaattgactTGAACACCACCTTAACCTTGTTTACTATATTTCATCCTTGTACATCGACGCTAATTAGTGGCCATATATCCCTTATAGTATTGTCTGATGAGTAATTATGTTTGAATGTCATTTGTCTTATACAAGATGAATACCAAACAAGGATTTCTAATAAGGGAAGGATGTGAAATAATGAAATTGAAAGATTGAAGTTGGATTGTGATTTCATGGCTATTAAGCCCAAGATGCATAGGGTGGAGGAGATTGTACCAGATTTGGGAGTTGGGACACATGACTGTTCCGTAGCATCTGAACATTGCAATaggattgatgttgatgtataGAGAGGAAATGTTGGAGGTTTAACAGatatagggaaatgactcaagcATTTTCCACAACATATGATTTTTTCTTGCCTGTCATGCATCTTACTACTTGAGGTTGAAAAGCTGATACTACATGATAATTTATTACTACTTCACAATCTGTGTATTATTCATTAATTACCTTTATCCCATTATGCATTTCTGTGGTAGGATTCTTTTAAATTCAGTACAAACAAAATTCTTTTTGAGAAATAACCTTTTTTACCTGAAGCAGAATGTTTATCACTTCATATATTTCGTCCTTGCTTGTCATGTATCCCTCTCAGGTACACAATGGATCGACCAAGGTTCACCGATAACCTAGACGCCATCAAGTTTATCTGCAAGGACTTTTGGTCCGAACTCTTCAAGAAACAGATAGATAACTTAAAGACAAATCATAGAGTAGGCACCAGAATTTGAACATAGCTTCATATCACTTCAATTCAAAATGTTATGACTTCAACCATAATTTTCCTTGCAGGGTACTTTTGTATTGCAAGATAATCGATTTCGATGGCTAGCACATATGTCTGTAGACCCATCAGTTCAAGCATCTGGCAATATTCAAGATCCTTCAGCAATGGCGGAAAACAAATCAGCTCAGGCTACTGGAATGCACCTATACTTTCCTTGTGGAATCATCAGAGGAGCACTTTCAAACTTAGGAATCGAATGTGCAGTTTCTGCAGATATATCCAACCTCCCAGCATGTGAGCTTATTTCCTTAATTACATTCAACTTGGAGCAATATATAGAGGGGATAAGTTAATAATTAATTGAATGTTCATACGTAATTGATGAAGTGTGCACATCTTTTCCTTTACTTATCAATAATTTTGCACTACATTCCAAAAGAGTCATGAAAGGTTTTGTGTTTCACTCTTCCTTAACGCAATGCACATTGTCAAGCCCTTACACTGTGATGCACCGTCAGCCCTTTGTCTAGCCTTTATAATCCTAATGTTGTTGCTTTGGTTGAGACAAAATCTCTTTTGTTCTATATCCTTGCAGA contains:
- the LOC121749266 gene encoding trafficking protein particle complex subunit 6B-like isoform X3, giving the protein MVREVSESCVESLLAEIVLSYCSGFYANKPELAARRIEAIGFQVGHQLSERYTMDRPRFTDNLDAIKFICKDFWSELFKKQIDNLKTNHRGTFVLQDNRFRWLAHMSVDPSVQASGNIQDPSAMAENKSAQATGMHLYFPCGIIRGALSNLGIECAVSADISNLPAYA
- the LOC121749266 gene encoding trafficking protein particle complex subunit 6B-like isoform X1 produces the protein MVREVSESCVESLLAEIVLSYCSGFYANKPELAARRIEAIGFQVGHQLSERYTMDRPRFTDNLDAIKFICKDFWSELFKKQIDNLKTNHRGTFVLQDNRFRWLAHMSVDPSVQASGNIQDPSAMAENKSAQATGMHLYFPCGIIRGALSNLGIECAVSADISNLPAFVNRTCTPPTLSFCYSCMTEAVLFTQLLSEKWLFQSAVSSF
- the LOC121749266 gene encoding trafficking protein particle complex subunit 6B-like isoform X2, yielding MVREVSESCVESLLAEIVLSYCSGFYANKPELAARRIEAIGFQVGHQLSERYTMDRPRFTDNLDAIKFICKDFWSELFKKQIDNLKTNHRGTFVLQDNRFRWLAHMSVDPSVQASGNIQDPSAMAENKSAQATGMHLYFPCGIIRGALSNLGIECAVSADISNLPACSFVIRIKA